One Euwallacea fornicatus isolate EFF26 chromosome 14, ASM4011564v1, whole genome shotgun sequence genomic region harbors:
- the LOC136343404 gene encoding sterol O-acyltransferase 1 — protein MGEIVKSSGSNSEVEQVKTNNERKQKVKPLPIRHFEIRDSLLTVLCQNPHIKVVKHIFVASLIALFLNTVLQDFFEHGEIRVGYKIITKGLGKIQWVLFIWLILNVCATASYLLYNFWAYVRINHIPPKGLKIQLWDTVWLIGLIAYYIFQFQAISFSVLYLMLPIGSSAIVCLEQTRLLMKIHAFMRSNIGRVLKHKPHSDKELVLPDLRHFYYFLMAPTLVYCDEYPRRDTIRWKYVLERVFELIGVFFYYAFLLEKFISPNLLEIGTRPFAIKELILLIFNNFIVGLMFLLLTFYVILDVTQNLIGELLRFGDRKFYEAWWTSTSYSEYFRNWNMVVGDWLYTYIYKDMYEHVIPGSKILAKLTVFVISAVVHEWILTCMFGFFFPALFLIFTFAGGALSFVAIPKVDILNVLFWYSLAFGSGMLTSLYAMECIVRSNVPIENSGSLIDYIVPRLFTCNCIIY, from the exons ATGGGAGAGATTGTCAAGAGTTCAGGCAGCAATTCTGAAGTAGAACAAGTAAAAACCAACAACGAAAG GAAACAAAAAGTGAAGCCACTTCCAATAAGGCATTTCGAAATCAGAGATTCCTTATTGACAGTGTTGTGTCAGAATCCCCACATTAAAGTGGTGAAGCACATTTTTGTCGCATCTCTAATAGCTTTATTCTTGAACACAGTTTTACAAGATTTCTTTGAACATGGAGA AATTCGAGTGGGGtacaaaataataacgaaAGGTTTGGGAAAAATCCAATGGGTTCTTTTCATATGGTTAATTCTAAACGTTTGTGCAACAGCGTCTTATCTGTTATACAATTTCTGGGCTTATGTCAGGATTAACCACATTCCACCGAAAG GtttaaaaattcagttatGGGACACAGTTTGGCTCATTGGACTAATAGCTTACTACATCTTTCAATTCCAAGCGATCTCCTTTAGTGTATTATACTTAATGTTGCCCATTGGGTCTTCGGCCATAGTATGTTTAGAACAG ACGAGGCTGTTGATGAAAATTCACGCTTTCATGAGAAGCAACATTGGCCGAGTCCTAAAGCACAAGCCTCACTCAGATAAGGAGCTTGTATTACCTGATTTGCGTCACTTTTACTACTTTTTAATGGCCCCCACTTTAGTCTATTGTGATGAGTACCCGAG gaGAGACACAATTCGGTGGAAATATGTATTGGAGAGAGTATTTGAGTTGATAGGAGTGTTCTTCTACTATGCATTTCTCCTAGAAAAGTTCATTAGTCCTAACTTACTAGAAATAGGCACAAGACCATTTGCTATCAAAGAGCTCATCCTGCTAATCTTCAACAATTTCATTGTGGGCCTTATGTTCTTACTTCTGACATTCTATGTCATCTTGGACGTCACTCAAAACTTAATTGGTGAGTTGCTGAGATTTGGAGACCGCAAGTTCTACGAAGCTTGGTGGACGTCCACCAGCTACTCTGAGTACTTCAGGAACTGGAATATGGTAGTAGGAGATTGGCTTTATACCTACATCTATAAAGATATGTACGAACATGTGATACCAGGAAGCAAAATTCTAGCAAAATTAACAGTTTTTGTAATCTCCGCCGTTGTTCATGAATGGATACTGACATGCATGTTCGGGTTCTTCTTTCCAGCTCTGTTcctaatttttacttttgcgGGAGGTGCCTTGAGCTTCGTAGCAATACCCAAGGTAGATATATTGAATGTTCTCTTCTGGTATTCCTTAGCTTTTGGGTCAGGTATGCTGACCAGTTTGTACGCAATGGAATGTATTGTAAGAAGCAACGTACCCATTGAAAATTCTGGATCGTTGATCGATTATATTGTTCCTAGATTATTTACGTGtaattgtataatttattga
- the LOC136343279 gene encoding uncharacterized protein isoform X3, protein MNDSLSPRTYKRVQRWIRQNDFKVNENEEYFERGTLSTWDLTSDITSVSRVQARTKYVCECDDIKVEERADVVKFESPFQPPQDYEISAKPISMINLTSISALPPKLPISSNQDTKNIIAGGESELRKSDKSSEFSFKSIETSAYQPSTTLKYNLPSTTLNDNQPSRLSSSGGSNYMVPKMQSDSSL, encoded by the exons ATGAATGACAGTCTCTCCCCTCGGACATACAAGCGGGTACAAAGATGGATAAGACAGAACGATTTTAAAGTGAACGAAAACGaagaatattttgaaaggGGAACG TTGAGTACCTGGGACTTGACGTCAGATATTACGTCTGTGTCCAGGGTTCAGGCGAGAACAAAATATGTATGCGAGTGTGACGACATTAAAGTCGAGGAGAGGGCGGACGTGGTAAAGTTCGAAAGCCCATTCCAGCCTCCACAAGATTACGAAATTAGCGCAAAACCCATATCGATGATAAACCTGACGTCTATCTCAGCTCTTCCTCCCAAACTCCCAATCTCATCCAATCAAGATACCAAAAACATTATCGCAGGAGGGGAGTCA GAGTTACGGAAGAGCGACAAAAGCAGTGAATTTTCGTTTAAATCCATCGAGACCAGCGCTTATCAGCCGTCCACCACCCTTAAGTATAATCTGCCCTCCACCACCCTTAATGATAATCAGCCGTCGAGGCTATCTAGTAGCGGTGGTTCTAATTACATGGTTCCCAAGATGCAAAGT GATTCCTCCTTATAA
- the LOC136343402 gene encoding UDP-glucosyltransferase 2-like has product MHNANLRGKVLICVTILAIQCHVVLCSKILVVLPSPGYSQHILMEPLIMALSMRGHNVTVISGFAVKDPSNVRNIVVDFDKVDITPNDLFELRNLDLFTNIRILHHLGLSVTEQLLANRQVQKLIHSGEKFDLVAVETFFNEAHHAFAKHFDAHQVLLHSIGIIEWNSHMVANPNLPSYLPTSFSGYTTKMTFKERFRNTIALWFDRFYKFYVNYPAHQRLVDQYFPAKYDLEELVYNSSLMLSCSHLSSTEPQPLTSAIIEVGGMHIVNKKLPEDLKELLDSAKEGVILFSLGSNAKSSMLSKELIGTIITSIGKLDQKVLWTFDDDKIKDAPANLRISKWFPQTDILAHPNTVLFVSHCGMGSTTEAIHFGVPVICMPIFGDQFMNSKRLALFGMGLELPWESITGDAFGESVRHALSDYRFKENAKKRSEIFRDRPMGPLDLAVYWVDYVLRHNGARHLRNSIYELKWYQLYSVDVILVLVLVFVGCIYGLSATVNLVVAKGKKRKVE; this is encoded by the exons ATGCATAACGCGAATTTACGTggtaaagttttaatttgtgtAACAATTTTGGCAATTCAATGCCATGTAGTCCTTTGCTCTAAAATACTAGTAGTGTTGCCCAGCCCAGGCTACAGTCAGCACATTCTCATGGAACCTTTAATCATGGCCCTATCAATGCGAGGACACAATGTTACGGTAATAAGTGGTTTTGCAGTGAAGGATCCGAGCAATGTGCGTAATATTGTGGTGGATTTCGATAAAGTGGATATAACCCCAA ACGATTTATTCGAGCTCCGAAACTTGGATCTGTTCACCAACATTCGGATTTTGCACCATCTAGGTCTTTCCGTCACAGAACAACTGCTGGCCAATCGTCAAGTACAGAAACTGATCCATTCGGGAGAGAAATTTGACCTCGTAGCAGTAGAAACGTTCTTCAATGAGGCACACCATGCTTTTGCAAAACACTTCGATGCCCACCAG GTGCTGCTCCACTCTATAGGCATCATAGAATGGAATTCTCACATGGTCGCTAATCCCAACCTTCCCTCCTATTTGCCGACCTCTTTCTCGGGTTACACGACTAAAATGACCTTCAAGGAACGGTTCAGAAACACCATAGCCCTGTGGTTCGAtcgtttttacaaattttatgttaactATCCTGCGCATCAGAGGCTGGTTGACCAATATTTTCCGGCCAAATACGACTTGGAGGAACTGGTGTACAACTCCAGCCTCATGTTATCTTGTTCCCACTTGAGTAGTACCGAGCCTCAACCATTGACCAGTGCGATCATTGAAGTAGGAGGAATGCACATAGTGAATAAAAAGCTGCCGGAAGACCTAAAGGAGTTGTTGGATTCTGCCAAAGAAGGCGTAATATTGTTTAGCTTAGGATCCAACGCCAAAAGCTCTATGTTGTCTAAGGAGCTCATAGGAACTATTATCACCTCGATTGGGAAGCTCGATCAGAAGGTTTTATGGACTTTTGATGATGATAAGATCAAGGATGCGCCTGCAAACCTTAGAATCTCCAAGTGGTTTCCCCAAACCGATATTCTAG CTCATCCTAACACTGTATTGTTCGTATCTCACTGCGGAATGGGCAGCACCACAGAAGCAATCCACTTTGGAGTTCCAGTGATTTGTATGCCCATATTTGGGGATCAGTTCATGAACTCTAAAAGATTAGCTCTTTTTGGAATGGGGCTAGAATTGCCTTGGGAAAGCATAACCGGGGATGCTTTTGGAGAATCTGTTAGACACGCATTAAGTGATTATAG gTTTAAAGAAAATGCCAAGAAACGATCGGAGATTTTCAGGGACCGACCCATGGGGCCATTAGATTTGGCAGTCTACTGGGTTGACTATGTGTTAAGACACAACGGGGCTCGTCATCTCAGAAATTCCATCTACGAGTTAAAGTGGTATCAACTTTACTCTGTCGATGTGATTTTAGTATTAGTTCTTGTCTTCGTTGGCTGCATTTATGGTCTCTCTGCAACAGTGAATCTTGTGGTAGCAAAGGGCAAAAAGAGGAAGGTGGAATAA
- the LOC136343279 gene encoding uncharacterized protein isoform X2 produces the protein MNDSLSPRTYKRVQRWIRQNDFKVNENEEYFERGTLSTWDLTSDITSVSRVQARTKYVCECDDIKVEERADVVKFESPFQPPQDYEISAKPISMINLTSISALPPKLPISSNQDTKNIIAGGESELRKSDKSSEFSFKSIETSAYQPSTTLKYNLPSTTLNDNQPSRLSSSGGSNYMVPKMQSRIPDDPNPPSS, from the exons ATGAATGACAGTCTCTCCCCTCGGACATACAAGCGGGTACAAAGATGGATAAGACAGAACGATTTTAAAGTGAACGAAAACGaagaatattttgaaaggGGAACG TTGAGTACCTGGGACTTGACGTCAGATATTACGTCTGTGTCCAGGGTTCAGGCGAGAACAAAATATGTATGCGAGTGTGACGACATTAAAGTCGAGGAGAGGGCGGACGTGGTAAAGTTCGAAAGCCCATTCCAGCCTCCACAAGATTACGAAATTAGCGCAAAACCCATATCGATGATAAACCTGACGTCTATCTCAGCTCTTCCTCCCAAACTCCCAATCTCATCCAATCAAGATACCAAAAACATTATCGCAGGAGGGGAGTCA GAGTTACGGAAGAGCGACAAAAGCAGTGAATTTTCGTTTAAATCCATCGAGACCAGCGCTTATCAGCCGTCCACCACCCTTAAGTATAATCTGCCCTCCACCACCCTTAATGATAATCAGCCGTCGAGGCTATCTAGTAGCGGTGGTTCTAATTACATGGTTCCCAAGATGCAAAGT AGAATACCAGACGACCCAAATCCTCCTTCCTCTTAA
- the LOC136343279 gene encoding uncharacterized protein isoform X1: MNDSLSPRTYKRVQRWIRQNDFKVNENEEYFERGTLSTWDLTSDITSVSRVQARTKYVCECDDIKVEERADVVKFESPFQPPQDYEISAKPISMINLTSISALPPKLPISSNQDTKNIIAGGESELRKSDKSSEFSFKSIETSAYQPSTTLKYNLPSTTLNDNQPSRLSSSGGSNYMVPKMQSMYCNWFLLLMQALTVGFLLIIFDTYINPEEYVKPAPSSYLDYLWECLTIISEYLNGK; encoded by the exons ATGAATGACAGTCTCTCCCCTCGGACATACAAGCGGGTACAAAGATGGATAAGACAGAACGATTTTAAAGTGAACGAAAACGaagaatattttgaaaggGGAACG TTGAGTACCTGGGACTTGACGTCAGATATTACGTCTGTGTCCAGGGTTCAGGCGAGAACAAAATATGTATGCGAGTGTGACGACATTAAAGTCGAGGAGAGGGCGGACGTGGTAAAGTTCGAAAGCCCATTCCAGCCTCCACAAGATTACGAAATTAGCGCAAAACCCATATCGATGATAAACCTGACGTCTATCTCAGCTCTTCCTCCCAAACTCCCAATCTCATCCAATCAAGATACCAAAAACATTATCGCAGGAGGGGAGTCA GAGTTACGGAAGAGCGACAAAAGCAGTGAATTTTCGTTTAAATCCATCGAGACCAGCGCTTATCAGCCGTCCACCACCCTTAAGTATAATCTGCCCTCCACCACCCTTAATGATAATCAGCCGTCGAGGCTATCTAGTAGCGGTGGTTCTAATTACATGGTTCCCAAGATGCAAAGT ATGTACTGCAACTGGTTCCTTCTCCTCATGCAAGCATTAACCGTAGGATTCCTCCTTATAATCTTCGACACGTACATAAACCCTGAAGAGTATGTTAAGCCTGCTCCCTCTTCGTATCTGGATTACCTTTGGGAGTGCCTAACAATTATAAGCGAATATTTAAATGGGAAATAA
- the LOC136343279 gene encoding uncharacterized protein isoform X4: MNDSLSPRTYKRVQRWIRQNDFKVNENEEYFERGTLSTWDLTSDITSVSRVQARTKYVCECDDIKVEERADVVKFESPFQPPQDYEISAKPISMINLTSISALPPKLPISSNQDTKNIIAGGESELRKSDKSSEFSFKSIETSAYQPSTTLKYNLPSTTLNDNQPSRLSSSGGSNYMVPKMQSV, translated from the exons ATGAATGACAGTCTCTCCCCTCGGACATACAAGCGGGTACAAAGATGGATAAGACAGAACGATTTTAAAGTGAACGAAAACGaagaatattttgaaaggGGAACG TTGAGTACCTGGGACTTGACGTCAGATATTACGTCTGTGTCCAGGGTTCAGGCGAGAACAAAATATGTATGCGAGTGTGACGACATTAAAGTCGAGGAGAGGGCGGACGTGGTAAAGTTCGAAAGCCCATTCCAGCCTCCACAAGATTACGAAATTAGCGCAAAACCCATATCGATGATAAACCTGACGTCTATCTCAGCTCTTCCTCCCAAACTCCCAATCTCATCCAATCAAGATACCAAAAACATTATCGCAGGAGGGGAGTCA GAGTTACGGAAGAGCGACAAAAGCAGTGAATTTTCGTTTAAATCCATCGAGACCAGCGCTTATCAGCCGTCCACCACCCTTAAGTATAATCTGCCCTCCACCACCCTTAATGATAATCAGCCGTCGAGGCTATCTAGTAGCGGTGGTTCTAATTACATGGTTCCCAAGATGCAAAGT GTCTGA